The nucleotide window GCTCGCGGACGGCCAGTGCATGCGCCGCGCACTCGGCCCGTACCGGGCAGCGCATACAGACCTCCTTCGCCGATGTCTCACGCGCGCTGCGGGCCGCTCCGCGCTCACCCTCCGGATGGAAGAAGAGGGAGCTGTCCACGCCACGGCAGGCGGCCAGCAGCTGCCAGTCCCACAGGTCGGCGTTCGGGCCCGGGAGGCGGGAGAAATCTGCCATTGCTTGTCCCCTCGAAGCGATGCTGATGCGGGCTCGGTGCTCACGACGGTACATCTACTGTCGAAGTAGATGTAA belongs to Streptomyces sp. NBC_01454 and includes:
- a CDS encoding WhiB family transcriptional regulator codes for the protein MADFSRLPGPNADLWDWQLLAACRGVDSSLFFHPEGERGAARSARETSAKEVCMRCPVRAECAAHALAVREPYGVWGGLTEDEREELMGRARHRLIPASSMTGHAGASGA